From a single Miscanthus floridulus cultivar M001 chromosome 8, ASM1932011v1, whole genome shotgun sequence genomic region:
- the LOC136475197 gene encoding uncharacterized protein yields the protein MQASVAVAEALDAGKLTAPPVAGVADFAVAGLAVAIAALAVAASFVLVSFDAHAHAGQGRLHRILDLGPSLCGPRLLLAFFVGLLAAAELLRLPFFRGAAMLPPRRRVMPCLAYPLVAHGIAEPGLLASLLLLLRASVGGALLPAAALAVPLACLPFLTAHVVVLATPATVAAYPGQLAHAADGAGHCAYPAYAATLLLALVAVYLPLLATACWDVAAVAINRRLRARAYALSVLILVPLPLQVLALALTSVWDMHQYTSPTVGLVGFVAVAVAAEATLVILVMLPVHDALVLVQQLPAATAGQEAPDDLGR from the coding sequence ATGCAGGCTAGCGTTGCGGTTGCGGAGGCGCTCGATGCCGGGAAGCTCACGGCGCCGCCCGTCGCCGGCGTGGCCGACTtcgcggtggccggcctcgccgtTGCCATCGCGGCGCTCGCCGTCGCAGCGTCGTTCGTGCTCGTCTCCTTCGACGCGCACGCGCACGCGGGGCAGGGCCGGCTGCACCGCATCCTCGACCTCGGGCCATCTCTGTGCGGGCCACGCCTGCTGCTCGCCTTTTTCGTGGGGCTCCTGGCCGCCGCCGAGTTGCTCCGCCTCCCGTTCTTCCGCGGCGCAGCCATgctgccgccgcgccgccgcgtcaTGCCGTGCCTCGCGTACCCGCTCGTGGCCCACGGCATCGCGGAGCCAGGGCTGCTCGCCAGCCTGCTCCTGCTGCTGCGCGCGTCCGTCGGCGGCGCGCTGCTGCCGGCGGCCGCGCTCGCCGTGCCGCTCGCCTGCCTGCCGTTCCTTACCGCACACGTGGTCGTCCTCGCCACGCCGGCCACCGTCGCGGCCTACCCAGGCCAGCTCGCGCACGCCGCGGACGGCGCCGGGCACTGCGCGTACCCGGCGTACGCCGCCACGCTGCTCCTCGCCCTCGTGGCGGTGTACCTGCCGCTGCTCGCCACCGCGTGCTGGGACGTGGCCGCCGTCGCCATCAACAGGCGGCTGCGCGCGAGGGCGTACGCGCTCTCCGTGCTCATCCTCGTGCCGCTGCCGCTGCAGGTGCTGGCGCTCGCCCTGACCTCGGTGTGGGACATGCACCAGTACACGTCGCCCACCGTCGGCCTCGTTGGGTTCGTCGCCGTGGCGGTGGCCGCCGAGGCAACGCTTGTCATCCTCGTGATGCTGCCGGTTCACGATGCGCTTGTCCTTGTCCAGCAGCTGCCGGCAGCAACCGCCGGCCAGGAGGCGCCTGATGACCTCGGAAGATGA